One Panicum virgatum strain AP13 chromosome 3N, P.virgatum_v5, whole genome shotgun sequence DNA segment encodes these proteins:
- the LOC120664333 gene encoding derlin-1 has protein sequence MSSPAEYYNSLPPISKAYGTLCFFTTVLFHLHILNPEFIYLYYPFVFKKFEIWRLFTNFFFLGPFSINFGIRFLMIARYGVQLEKGAFEKRTADFLWMMIFGAISLLVLSAIPLFKLPFLGIPMVSMLLYVWSREYPNAQINMYGLVQLRSFYLPWAMLGLDVIFGSPLLPGFMGIIVGHLYYFLAVLHPLATGKNYLKTPKWVHSIVARFRIGVQANAPVRPAANAGTGAFRGRSYRLNQ, from the exons ATGTCTTCGCCAGCCGA GTACTACAATTCACTTCCACCTATAAGCAAGGCATATGGGACATTGTGTTTCTTTACCACCGTCCTGTTTCATCTCCACATACTGAACCCAGAATTTATTTACTTGTATTACCCCTTTGTGTTCAAGAAGTTTGAG ATATGGAGGTTATTTACAAATTTCTTTTTTCTGGGCCCGTTTTCCATCAACTTTGGTATTCGTTTTCTGATGAT AGCAAGGTATGGTGTGCAGTTGGAAAAGGGGGCGTTCGAAAAGCGCACTGCTGATTTCTTGTGGATGATGATATTTGGTGCCATCTCACTACTG GTACTGTCAGCTATTCCCCTATTTAAGCTTCCGTTCTTGGGAATACCTATGGTCAGCATGCTTCTATATGTCTGGAGCCGAGAGTATCCAAATGCTCAGATAAATATGTATGGTCTCGTCCAATTGAGG TCTTTTTATCTTCCATGGGCTATGCTTGGATTGGATGTGATATTTGGCTCACCATTACTGCCTGGCTTTATGGGTATCATAGTTGGACATCTATACTACTTCCTTGCAGTTTTGCACCCGCTAGCCACCGGAAAGAATTACCTGAAGACTCCGAAATGGGT ACACAGCATCGTTGCTCGATTCAGAATAGGTGTGCAGGCAAACGCTCCGGTCCGACCAGCAGCCAACGCTGGTA